Proteins encoded by one window of Acidimicrobiia bacterium:
- a CDS encoding ABC transporter ATP-binding protein, whose product MSRVALAGVTRRFGDMVAVNNLTLEVHDHEFLVLLGPSGCGKSTALRMIAGLEEPSEGTIQIGDRVVNDVAPKDRDIAMVFQSYALYPHMTVKRNIEFPLKSRNVPKDEREQQVNEAARMLGLEDLLDRKPAELSGGQRQRVALARAVVRSPEAFLMDEPLSNLDAKLRVQTRAELIELQRRLNATVIYVTHDQVEAMTMGHRIAILDKGVLQQVDAPSDVYAKPANLFVARFIGNPPMNTVEGDLVGDELRVDSLVIPLPEALAGAAKGASISRAVLGIRPEHLSMGVDGLIAAKVTVVEALGHERHIICRLDDGQMIIVRQPSSDVAPNEGETLRLSADPEHIHLFDSASGRRVDA is encoded by the coding sequence ATGAGTCGCGTAGCGCTCGCGGGGGTCACCAGACGCTTCGGCGACATGGTCGCGGTCAACAACCTCACGCTGGAGGTGCACGACCATGAGTTCCTCGTCCTGCTCGGACCGTCAGGCTGCGGCAAGAGCACAGCCCTGCGCATGATCGCCGGACTCGAGGAGCCGTCCGAGGGCACGATCCAGATCGGCGACCGCGTGGTGAACGACGTCGCCCCGAAGGATCGTGACATCGCGATGGTGTTCCAGAGCTACGCGCTCTACCCGCACATGACGGTGAAGCGGAACATCGAGTTCCCCCTGAAGTCGCGCAACGTTCCGAAGGACGAACGTGAACAGCAGGTCAACGAAGCGGCGCGCATGCTCGGACTCGAGGATCTGCTCGATCGGAAGCCGGCCGAGCTCTCCGGGGGGCAGCGCCAACGAGTCGCCCTTGCGCGAGCGGTCGTGCGCAGCCCCGAGGCCTTCCTCATGGACGAGCCGCTCTCGAATCTCGATGCGAAGCTTCGCGTCCAGACGCGCGCCGAGCTCATCGAGCTCCAGCGCCGGCTGAACGCGACGGTCATCTACGTCACCCACGACCAGGTCGAGGCGATGACGATGGGGCATCGCATCGCGATCCTCGACAAAGGCGTGCTCCAGCAAGTCGATGCGCCCAGCGACGTGTATGCCAAGCCAGCCAACCTGTTCGTGGCGCGCTTCATAGGGAACCCACCGATGAACACCGTTGAGGGCGACTTGGTCGGCGACGAGCTTCGAGTCGACAGCCTCGTGATCCCACTGCCCGAAGCCCTGGCTGGCGCGGCGAAGGGCGCGAGCATCAGCCGCGCCGTGCTCGGGATCCGTCCCGAGCACCTGAGCATGGGTGTGGACGGTCTCATCGCTGCCAAGGTCACCGTGGTCGAGGCGCTGGGCCACGAGCGGCACATCATCTGCCGGCTCGACGACGGGCAGATGATCATTGTCCGCCAGCCGAGCAGCGACGTGGCACCAAACGAAGGTGAGACCCTGCGGCTCTCGGCCGATCCCGAGCACATCCACTTGTTCGACAGCGCGAGCGGGCGCCGAGTCGACGCATGA
- a CDS encoding ABC transporter substrate-binding protein produces the protein MRQGKRIAVVATTALVVASLALPAGSGGAATPSQANAKCPVKALAKADTPVEIEFWTATNAANSEALDRLTAQFNSSQSDVNVTIVNQTTYEDALTKYIAGLQTGDLPDLVMIEDTGLQQMIDTQSVLPVEACVKADKYDLSDHVERVINYYTVDGTLWPMPFNVSNPVFLYNKLAFEKAGLDPEDPPETLDEVKAASQTIVDEGVTKAGFSLKLDPWYLEQWLAKAGKPYVNNGNGRQSRATATSFDVKAGVEIFTFMQDMVDSGLAVTNDAENFDNLFAIGEDNAAMTIDTSASLGSIVDVLGSGQYPNVEIGVAPMPGPTGKGGVLVGGAALYMSNKSSAAEKAATWEYLKFLNTPETQADWGASTGYVPIRESSTDLPAIQDRWAEIPGFKVAYDQLLTGVENTATAGPVIGDYQGVRDSVLDAIEGMLTQGTKPKAALKTAKSSAGTRIQEYNSRVGA, from the coding sequence ATGCGCCAAGGCAAGCGGATTGCAGTCGTCGCCACGACGGCCCTCGTCGTCGCCAGCTTGGCGCTCCCAGCCGGGAGCGGTGGCGCCGCGACACCGAGCCAAGCCAACGCCAAATGTCCCGTGAAGGCGCTGGCGAAGGCCGACACTCCGGTGGAGATCGAGTTCTGGACCGCAACCAACGCCGCGAACAGCGAGGCGCTGGACCGGCTCACGGCGCAGTTCAACTCGTCGCAGTCCGACGTGAACGTCACGATCGTCAACCAGACCACCTACGAGGACGCGCTCACGAAGTACATCGCGGGACTGCAGACCGGCGACCTTCCTGATCTCGTGATGATCGAGGACACTGGTCTCCAGCAGATGATCGACACGCAGTCGGTGCTCCCGGTCGAGGCGTGCGTGAAGGCCGACAAGTACGACCTCTCCGACCACGTCGAGCGGGTCATCAACTACTACACCGTCGACGGCACGCTGTGGCCGATGCCGTTCAACGTGTCGAACCCCGTGTTCCTCTACAACAAGCTTGCGTTCGAGAAGGCAGGCCTCGACCCCGAGGACCCGCCCGAAACGCTCGACGAGGTGAAGGCCGCCTCGCAGACGATCGTGGACGAGGGTGTCACGAAGGCCGGCTTCTCGCTCAAGCTCGACCCCTGGTACTTGGAGCAGTGGCTGGCGAAGGCGGGAAAGCCCTACGTGAACAACGGCAACGGTCGCCAGTCGCGTGCCACTGCGACGAGCTTCGATGTGAAGGCAGGCGTCGAGATCTTCACCTTCATGCAGGACATGGTGGACTCCGGCCTCGCCGTCACGAACGACGCCGAGAACTTCGACAACCTGTTCGCGATCGGTGAGGACAACGCGGCGATGACCATCGACACGTCGGCTTCGCTCGGTTCGATCGTCGATGTGCTCGGAAGTGGTCAGTACCCGAACGTCGAGATCGGCGTCGCGCCGATGCCTGGCCCGACCGGCAAGGGCGGCGTACTCGTAGGTGGCGCGGCTCTCTACATGTCGAACAAGTCGTCGGCGGCCGAGAAGGCGGCGACGTGGGAGTACCTCAAGTTCCTGAACACGCCCGAGACACAAGCCGACTGGGGCGCGAGCACGGGCTACGTCCCGATTCGAGAGTCGTCAACGGACCTGCCGGCGATTCAGGATCGTTGGGCCGAGATCCCCGGCTTCAAGGTTGCGTACGACCAGTTGCTCACCGGCGTGGAGAACACGGCGACCGCGGGTCCGGTCATCGGTGACTACCAGGGCGTGCGCGACTCGGTGCTCGACGCGATCGAAGGAATGCTCACGCAAGGGACGAAGCCCAAGGCGGCATTGAAGACCGCCAAGTCGTCGGCAGGCACCAGGATCCAGGAGTACAACTCGCGGGTCGGCGCGTAG
- a CDS encoding thiolase family protein → MTAGVAISGTGMHPFGRFEDKTTTDMGVEAVRAALSEAGGPTFQAAFCATVYAGVAAGHKVLGALGLTGVPIVDVEAGCASGGAAVMLAAGAIRAGQYDTVLVFGIEKMPKGIIRSSFFEPWREEAGLAATPAYFALRAQRLMRESGVTKDHLAHVTVKNRMNGLDNPNAMFRKPTTAEDVLASRVVCEPLHLHMLCSPNEGAAAVVLQRADLAGTDAVTLSAAVLRSHLPGSVLGEATPMSGIDDTAILPPSTLAADAAYEEAGIGPDDLDVVECQDTDAARELLAYEELRLCARGEQPGLLADSATARGGRLPVNVSGGLLSKGEPLGASALAQVVELTTQLRGKADARQVPGARVGLAHTVGRGANAAVVIVTQ, encoded by the coding sequence ATGACCGCCGGCGTCGCGATCAGCGGGACGGGGATGCACCCGTTCGGGCGCTTCGAGGACAAGACCACGACCGACATGGGCGTGGAAGCCGTGCGCGCGGCCCTCAGCGAAGCCGGAGGCCCCACGTTCCAGGCCGCGTTCTGCGCAACGGTGTACGCGGGTGTGGCCGCTGGCCACAAGGTCCTCGGCGCGCTCGGGCTCACCGGCGTGCCGATCGTCGACGTCGAGGCCGGCTGCGCGAGCGGCGGTGCCGCGGTCATGCTCGCGGCCGGGGCAATCCGCGCCGGTCAGTACGACACGGTCCTGGTGTTCGGGATCGAGAAGATGCCCAAGGGGATCATCCGGTCGTCCTTCTTCGAGCCGTGGCGCGAGGAAGCCGGTCTCGCGGCCACTCCCGCGTACTTCGCGTTGCGCGCCCAGCGCCTGATGCGCGAGTCGGGGGTCACCAAGGATCACCTGGCTCACGTCACGGTGAAGAACCGCATGAACGGCCTCGACAACCCCAACGCGATGTTCCGCAAGCCCACGACCGCGGAAGATGTGCTCGCGTCACGCGTCGTCTGCGAACCGCTGCACCTACACATGCTGTGCTCACCGAACGAGGGCGCCGCGGCCGTCGTGCTCCAGCGCGCGGATCTTGCTGGCACTGACGCCGTCACACTCTCGGCCGCGGTGCTGCGGTCGCACCTCCCCGGCTCGGTCCTGGGTGAAGCCACACCGATGAGCGGCATCGACGACACCGCCATACTGCCGCCAAGCACGTTGGCCGCCGACGCCGCGTACGAAGAGGCGGGCATCGGGCCGGATGACCTCGACGTCGTGGAGTGTCAGGACACCGACGCAGCACGCGAGCTGCTCGCGTACGAGGAGCTTCGGCTCTGTGCTCGCGGAGAGCAGCCCGGACTGCTCGCCGACAGCGCAACCGCGCGTGGCGGGCGGCTGCCTGTCAACGTGAGCGGCGGCCTGCTCTCGAAAGGCGAACCGCTCGGCGCGTCAGCGCTGGCGCAGGTTGTTGAGCTCACCACCCAGCTGCGAGGGAAGGCCGACGCGCGCCAGGTTCCTGGCGCGCGCGTCGGCCTCGCTCACACTGTCGGCCGCGGCGCGAACGCGGCCGTCGTGATCGTTACGCAGTAG
- a CDS encoding OB-fold domain-containing protein, which translates to MSTATRAVHDALFRLDDDGAIKLLGGFSPSSGKHHFPLLPACPYTGADDVQPVDLSDHGTLWGWTAVTTAPPGYEGDVPFGFGVVELPEGLRVITRITESDPARLEFGMPMHLVVAPLNTDADGTQVVTYAFEPDTSI; encoded by the coding sequence GTGAGCACGGCCACCCGCGCCGTCCACGACGCGCTGTTCCGACTCGACGACGACGGCGCGATCAAGCTCCTGGGCGGGTTCTCTCCGTCGAGCGGCAAGCACCACTTCCCGCTCCTCCCCGCCTGCCCGTACACGGGCGCGGACGACGTGCAGCCCGTGGACCTCTCGGACCACGGGACCTTGTGGGGCTGGACGGCAGTGACCACCGCGCCTCCCGGCTACGAGGGGGACGTGCCGTTTGGGTTCGGTGTGGTCGAGCTGCCCGAAGGCCTGCGCGTCATCACCCGGATCACCGAGTCCGACCCGGCGCGGCTGGAGTTCGGCATGCCCATGCACCTCGTCGTCGCGCCGCTCAACACCGACGCCGACGGCACCCAGGTCGTCACCTACGCGTTCGAGCCGGACACCTCGATATGA
- a CDS encoding CoA-transferase → MTKQASLRDAIADHVRAGDTLHVLVGHTRWTAAARELIRQWWGRDPGFTLVMLSLSSLGTLFFRGGLVRKVITGYSGDTFPNFTPNPIFAGAYQRGEVEVEHWSFLAFSQRLEAAARNLPAVVTRSIAGSSMEANDAYERVQTPFGEIGLLAPLAADVALLHAPVADRDGNVAIHPPLLENVWGALGAQRGAIVTVERIVDDLTPWSHLVRIPAHRVLAVCEAPMGAHPGGLFTGALPVDGYGEDYDFWVETRAATRRDDFDDWIRHWVHEVDSQDEYLTRLGTERIAHLREKADAESWRADQSAHVPDLDAPPNRWELAAVWAARHLAERVSAIGADAVLAGAGVANLAAWLGVAKSREAGSLVELTAEIGLWGYSPTPADPFVLNHRNFPRSKMLTDASSVLGALVGGAGTTTLACLGGAQVDRHGNVNSTLIPDGPFLVGSGGGNDVASVCAEAIVVALLAPDRTPPECGYITSPGRAVRALVTDLGTLEKADPEGELVLTTVPAGPAPIHDRVAAAKAACGWDLAVAPDIGENAAPTADELAALRGWDPQGWFLRDR, encoded by the coding sequence GTGACCAAACAGGCGTCTCTGCGCGACGCCATCGCCGATCATGTGCGTGCCGGCGACACGCTGCACGTGCTCGTAGGCCACACGCGTTGGACGGCCGCGGCTCGCGAGCTGATCCGTCAATGGTGGGGGCGCGATCCGGGCTTCACGCTCGTGATGCTGAGTCTGTCGAGTCTCGGCACGTTGTTCTTCCGTGGTGGGCTCGTCCGAAAGGTGATCACCGGCTACTCGGGTGACACCTTCCCCAACTTCACGCCCAACCCGATCTTCGCCGGCGCGTACCAACGCGGCGAGGTGGAGGTCGAGCATTGGTCCTTCCTCGCTTTCTCGCAGCGGCTCGAAGCCGCGGCGCGGAACCTTCCTGCAGTGGTCACGCGGTCGATCGCGGGCTCGTCAATGGAGGCCAACGACGCGTACGAGCGTGTCCAGACTCCCTTCGGCGAGATCGGTCTGCTTGCACCATTAGCGGCTGATGTCGCGCTGCTGCACGCGCCGGTGGCCGATCGGGACGGGAACGTGGCGATCCACCCGCCACTGCTCGAAAACGTGTGGGGTGCGCTCGGTGCCCAGCGGGGAGCGATCGTCACCGTCGAGCGGATCGTCGACGACCTCACTCCGTGGTCGCATCTCGTGCGTATCCCGGCTCACCGCGTGCTGGCGGTGTGTGAAGCGCCGATGGGCGCACACCCGGGCGGCTTGTTCACCGGCGCGCTTCCCGTCGACGGCTACGGCGAGGACTACGACTTCTGGGTCGAGACCCGTGCGGCCACGCGCCGCGACGACTTCGACGACTGGATCCGTCATTGGGTCCACGAGGTCGACTCCCAGGACGAATATCTCACGCGTCTCGGCACCGAGCGGATCGCGCACTTGCGCGAGAAGGCGGACGCCGAGTCGTGGCGTGCTGATCAATCGGCCCACGTCCCCGATCTCGACGCGCCGCCGAACCGCTGGGAGCTGGCCGCGGTGTGGGCCGCACGCCACCTCGCGGAGCGAGTGTCGGCGATCGGCGCCGACGCGGTCCTCGCAGGTGCCGGAGTCGCCAACCTTGCCGCGTGGCTGGGTGTGGCCAAGTCGCGTGAAGCGGGAAGTCTGGTCGAGCTCACGGCCGAGATCGGGTTGTGGGGGTACTCCCCGACGCCTGCCGATCCGTTTGTCCTGAACCACCGCAACTTTCCGCGCTCGAAAATGCTCACCGACGCGTCGTCCGTGCTCGGAGCGTTGGTCGGTGGCGCCGGGACGACGACGCTCGCGTGTCTCGGCGGCGCGCAGGTTGACCGTCACGGCAACGTGAACTCCACGCTCATCCCCGACGGTCCGTTCCTCGTCGGCTCGGGTGGCGGCAACGACGTCGCGTCGGTCTGCGCCGAAGCGATCGTGGTAGCGCTCCTCGCACCCGACCGCACGCCGCCCGAGTGCGGGTACATCACGTCGCCCGGGCGCGCGGTGCGCGCGCTGGTCACGGATCTCGGCACGCTCGAGAAGGCCGATCCCGAGGGCGAGCTGGTGTTGACGACCGTGCCCGCAGGTCCGGCTCCCATTCACGACCGCGTGGCCGCGGCGAAAGCCGCGTGCGGCTGGGACCTCGCCGTCGCACCCGACATCGGGGAGAACGCCGCCCCAACAGCCGATGAACTTGCGGCGCTCCGCGGTTGGGATCCCCAGGGGTGGTTCTTGCGCGACCGGTGA
- a CDS encoding sugar ABC transporter permease — protein MTTTLEASERPAEVTRPVNTLARRKLREAGLAYVLLIPAGVIFAVFIFYPFLKNFDLALHSTNPFNPDLSEYVGFEQFGDVLGSKEFFDSLWTTILFALMTVPFGIAFGLGLAVLAHQKLKGIAIFRTVFSSTVATSVAVAAVMFYTLFNPNIGLLKNISPTPPFLDNPGWALIAIAIVTIWQSLGLSFILMSAGLQAIPDELVEAAEVDGAGPWSRFRNVTLPLLSPTMFFAVVVGTIFAFQTFGQIDILTEGGPLKKTNVLTYFIYTELRVQRNPGKAAVLAIALFAITLVLTLVQLRFLERRVHYQR, from the coding sequence ATGACCACCACGCTCGAAGCGAGCGAGCGGCCCGCGGAGGTCACGAGGCCGGTGAACACTCTCGCCCGCCGGAAGCTCCGGGAAGCAGGCCTCGCCTATGTGCTGCTGATCCCGGCGGGCGTCATCTTCGCGGTCTTCATCTTCTATCCGTTCCTCAAGAACTTCGATCTCGCGCTGCACAGCACCAACCCGTTCAACCCCGATCTCAGCGAGTACGTCGGGTTTGAGCAGTTCGGCGACGTGCTCGGCTCCAAGGAGTTCTTCGACAGCCTCTGGACGACGATCTTGTTCGCCCTTATGACGGTTCCGTTCGGAATCGCGTTCGGGCTCGGCCTGGCGGTGCTGGCGCACCAGAAGCTCAAGGGCATCGCCATCTTCCGAACCGTGTTCTCGTCGACGGTGGCCACGTCGGTGGCCGTGGCCGCGGTGATGTTCTACACACTGTTCAACCCGAACATCGGGCTCCTGAAGAACATCAGCCCGACGCCTCCGTTCCTCGACAACCCCGGCTGGGCGCTGATCGCGATCGCCATCGTGACCATCTGGCAGAGCCTGGGACTGAGCTTCATCTTGATGTCAGCCGGACTCCAAGCCATTCCCGACGAGCTCGTCGAGGCGGCGGAGGTCGACGGAGCCGGACCCTGGTCGCGGTTTCGCAACGTCACGCTTCCGCTGCTCTCACCGACGATGTTCTTCGCCGTCGTGGTCGGCACGATCTTCGCCTTCCAGACGTTCGGCCAGATCGACATCCTCACCGAGGGCGGCCCGCTCAAGAAGACGAACGTGCTGACGTACTTCATCTACACGGAGCTGCGCGTCCAGCGGAACCCAGGTAAGGCCGCGGTCCTCGCCATCGCGCTCTTCGCGATCACGTTGGTGCTCACGCTGGTCCAGCTCCGGTTCCTCGAACGTCGTGTCCACTACCAGCGGTGA
- a CDS encoding CaiB/BaiF CoA-transferase family protein, with protein MAGPLDGLRVLDLGTRIAAPFCAGLLGEQGAEVIKVEQPGKGDFMREIGPFVSDANGTEYSLFWAVEGRGRKSVTIDLRREEGQGLFRRLAATADVVVENFRPGTLEQWHIGPGDLDERVVIVRISSFGQDGPNSHRPGLDRVGIGYGGLLHLTGYPDQPPVRVGVTISDYLTGVFSAHAAVAALYARDARNGSGAVIDAALYGAVLRILEWTLPAYGKLGIVRNRQGNRLENSAPLDNYPTTDGKYVCIVAGSDANFARLCKAMDRSDLVSEPRFARLADRAEHGDEINGIVADWTSTLSAAEIEERCVEHDVPVATAYTAADIFADAHISARGDLVTVDDPSVGPLQQQAPFPRTVGQPVVVPAGAPRLGEHTREVLGSLGVSDDELDALTSEGVL; from the coding sequence TTGGCCGGTCCGCTCGACGGCCTGCGCGTGCTCGATCTCGGCACTCGCATCGCGGCGCCGTTCTGCGCGGGACTCCTCGGCGAGCAGGGCGCCGAGGTCATCAAGGTCGAGCAGCCCGGGAAGGGCGACTTCATGCGCGAGATCGGCCCGTTCGTGTCCGACGCGAACGGCACCGAGTACTCGCTCTTCTGGGCCGTGGAGGGGCGCGGGCGCAAGAGCGTCACGATCGACCTGCGGCGCGAGGAAGGCCAGGGGCTCTTTCGTCGGCTCGCGGCCACGGCCGACGTGGTCGTGGAGAACTTCCGACCCGGCACGTTGGAGCAGTGGCACATCGGACCCGGCGACCTTGACGAGCGCGTCGTGATCGTTCGCATCAGCAGCTTCGGCCAGGACGGACCCAACTCGCACCGACCCGGCCTCGATCGGGTCGGCATCGGGTACGGCGGCCTTTTGCACCTCACCGGCTATCCCGATCAGCCACCCGTTCGCGTCGGGGTCACGATCTCCGACTACCTCACGGGCGTCTTCAGCGCGCACGCCGCGGTGGCTGCGCTGTACGCGCGCGATGCCCGGAACGGATCTGGCGCCGTGATCGACGCCGCCTTGTACGGTGCGGTGCTCCGGATCCTCGAGTGGACGCTTCCGGCATACGGCAAGCTCGGCATCGTTCGGAACCGCCAGGGCAACCGGCTCGAGAACTCGGCTCCACTCGACAACTACCCCACCACCGACGGGAAGTACGTCTGCATCGTGGCTGGGTCCGACGCCAACTTTGCGCGACTCTGCAAGGCGATGGACCGCTCGGACCTCGTGAGCGAGCCCCGCTTCGCGCGCCTCGCCGACCGCGCCGAGCACGGCGACGAGATCAACGGCATCGTCGCCGACTGGACGAGCACCCTCTCTGCGGCCGAGATCGAAGAACGCTGCGTAGAGCACGACGTCCCGGTCGCAACCGCGTACACCGCAGCCGATATCTTCGCCGACGCCCACATCTCGGCCCGCGGTGATCTGGTGACGGTCGACGACCCGAGCGTCGGCCCGCTTCAACAGCAAGCACCGTTCCCTCGCACCGTCGGTCAGCCCGTCGTCGTACCCGCAGGTGCACCTCGCCTCGGCGAGCACACGCGTGAGGTGCTCGGCTCATTGGGCGTGAGCGACGACGAGCTCGATGCGCTCACGTCCGAAGGGGTCCTGTGA
- a CDS encoding acyl-CoA dehydrogenase family protein, which produces MDLKPTSDEAALRAEFRAWLREHLPWEYGKGLPPRFDDLADEVAFGRDWQAKLASGRWVGVPWPEEYGGRGAGAVEHFIVTEELARARAPELVGRIGINLVGPTLLAHGTPEQRQRWLSKILPAQELWCQLFSEPGAGSDLAAVATRAVRADNGWVVNGQKVWTSYAQFADWGLCLARTNPDVPKQQGITALAIDMRAAGVEVRPLRQITDETEFNEVFFADVFVPDDQVVGAVDAGWRVANSTLTHERGINPRQLVIHVQLLEELLRLALESDAFDDPRLRPRLAQAAVEVRLFQLHNWRTLSRVAKGEPPGPEGSALKLYWSEMSKRLHDTVMAVLGPASPLWRGADGNPGGGEWQRSWLYYQASSIWAGTNEIQRNILSERVLGLPREPKPEPARAG; this is translated from the coding sequence ATGGATCTGAAACCTACGAGTGACGAGGCCGCGCTGCGCGCCGAGTTCCGAGCCTGGTTACGGGAACATCTCCCCTGGGAGTACGGCAAGGGGCTCCCGCCTCGCTTCGACGACTTGGCCGACGAGGTGGCGTTCGGACGCGACTGGCAAGCGAAGCTTGCCAGCGGTCGATGGGTCGGCGTGCCGTGGCCCGAGGAGTACGGCGGCCGCGGCGCCGGCGCGGTGGAGCACTTCATCGTGACCGAAGAGCTCGCGCGCGCCCGTGCGCCCGAGCTTGTCGGTCGCATCGGCATCAACCTGGTCGGCCCCACCCTGCTCGCGCACGGGACCCCCGAGCAGCGGCAGCGTTGGCTGTCCAAGATCCTCCCGGCGCAGGAACTGTGGTGCCAGCTGTTCAGCGAGCCGGGAGCCGGAAGCGACCTCGCTGCGGTCGCCACCCGAGCGGTGCGCGCAGACAACGGTTGGGTCGTCAACGGTCAGAAGGTCTGGACGAGCTACGCGCAGTTCGCCGACTGGGGACTGTGCCTCGCGCGGACGAACCCTGACGTCCCCAAGCAGCAGGGCATCACCGCGCTCGCCATCGACATGCGCGCGGCCGGCGTCGAGGTACGGCCGCTGCGCCAGATCACCGACGAGACCGAGTTCAACGAGGTGTTCTTCGCCGATGTGTTCGTGCCCGACGACCAGGTGGTCGGGGCGGTCGACGCGGGCTGGCGCGTCGCCAACTCCACACTGACGCACGAGCGCGGCATCAATCCTCGCCAGCTCGTGATCCATGTGCAGCTGCTCGAGGAGCTGTTGCGCCTCGCGCTCGAATCCGACGCCTTCGATGATCCGCGGCTTCGTCCGCGACTCGCGCAAGCCGCGGTGGAGGTGCGCCTGTTCCAGTTGCACAACTGGCGCACACTCTCTCGAGTGGCAAAGGGTGAACCACCGGGTCCCGAGGGCAGCGCGCTCAAGCTCTACTGGAGCGAGATGAGCAAGCGGCTGCACGACACCGTGATGGCCGTACTCGGGCCGGCGTCGCCGTTGTGGCGTGGGGCGGACGGCAACCCGGGCGGTGGTGAGTGGCAGCGGTCATGGCTCTACTACCAAGCGTCGTCGATCTGGGCCGGCACGAACGAGATTCAGCGCAACATCCTCAGTGAACGCGTACTCGGTCTGCCCCGCGAGCCGAAGCCCGAGCCGGCGCGTGCCGGGTAG
- a CDS encoding carbohydrate ABC transporter permease produces MSTSEGALAAKVPELATPTVTTASAGPPKRVWGLVGRYALLMVLAVIVLFPIYITVVNSLLNIDQIAKSKLFPTSPEWHTYSDAWTEGHLGTYLKNSFIMTAMIVIGQLVTATLAAYAFAFLEFPLKRTLFVVFLATLMIPFEVTIITNLTTVVDLGIYDSYAGLAIPFLATGFGAFLLRQAFLGVPRDLQDAAALDGYGHLRFLARVAVPLARPTMAALAVFAFLASWNQYLWPLLVTRDDRLRTVQVGLKQLRNTNLESFNVTFAGAVLAVIPLAILLLLFQKQLVRGLTAGAVKG; encoded by the coding sequence TTGTCGACGTCTGAAGGTGCGCTCGCGGCCAAGGTGCCGGAGCTCGCTACGCCAACCGTGACCACGGCGTCCGCCGGTCCACCCAAGCGCGTCTGGGGCCTCGTGGGTCGGTACGCGCTGCTCATGGTGCTCGCCGTGATCGTGCTCTTCCCCATCTACATCACGGTCGTCAACTCGCTCCTGAACATCGACCAGATCGCGAAGTCGAAGCTCTTCCCGACCAGTCCGGAGTGGCACACGTACTCCGATGCGTGGACCGAGGGCCATCTCGGTACGTACTTGAAGAACAGCTTCATCATGACCGCGATGATCGTCATCGGACAGCTCGTGACGGCGACGCTCGCGGCATACGCATTCGCCTTCCTCGAGTTCCCGTTGAAGCGCACGCTGTTCGTGGTCTTCTTGGCGACGCTCATGATTCCATTCGAGGTCACGATCATCACGAACCTCACCACGGTCGTGGACCTCGGGATCTACGACAGCTACGCCGGACTCGCCATCCCGTTCCTCGCCACCGGCTTCGGCGCGTTCTTGTTGCGCCAGGCGTTCCTCGGCGTTCCCCGGGACCTCCAGGACGCGGCTGCGCTCGACGGCTACGGGCACCTTCGGTTCCTGGCGCGGGTGGCTGTGCCGCTGGCCCGACCAACGATGGCCGCGCTCGCGGTCTTCGCATTCCTGGCGTCGTGGAACCAGTACCTGTGGCCGCTGCTGGTCACGAGGGATGACCGCCTCCGTACGGTGCAGGTCGGGCTCAAGCAGCTGCGAAACACCAACCTCGAGTCCTTCAACGTCACCTTTGCCGGGGCGGTGCTCGCCGTGATCCCGTTGGCCATCCTTCTCCTGCTCTTCCAGAAGCAGCTCGTGAGGGGCCTGACCGCTGGCGCGGTCAAGGGCTGA